A section of the bacterium genome encodes:
- a CDS encoding PHP domain-containing protein, with the protein MRLKCDLHLHTSEDPRHNLNYSAKELIKEASKKGYQVVSITNHNTITYDQGLAEYAHSNGVLLIAGVEATVMGKHVLIYGVDGMDEKWDKLTFFDLKRLKAKGAFIVAPHPFYPNYNCLGNLLERFSGMFDAVEYSHLYTKKLNFNLKAQSFTKSKGMPLLGLSDSHSLKQLDYTYTLINSEKDMSSVFEAIRQNRTTIITRPARLTTSSAVGIQLFATFLMLQLFK; encoded by the coding sequence ATGCGATTAAAATGCGACCTTCATCTGCACACCAGTGAAGACCCCAGGCACAATCTCAATTATTCCGCAAAAGAACTGATCAAGGAAGCTTCAAAAAAGGGCTACCAGGTTGTGTCCATAACAAATCACAACACGATTACCTACGATCAGGGTCTTGCGGAATATGCCCATTCTAACGGAGTTCTGCTCATTGCAGGTGTTGAAGCCACCGTTATGGGAAAGCACGTTCTTATCTACGGTGTGGATGGAATGGATGAGAAGTGGGATAAACTTACATTTTTCGATCTGAAACGACTTAAGGCCAAGGGGGCTTTCATCGTGGCTCCTCATCCCTTTTATCCCAACTATAATTGTCTTGGGAACCTTCTGGAGCGGTTCTCTGGAATGTTTGATGCCGTCGAGTACAGCCACCTCTACACCAAAAAATTGAATTTCAACCTTAAAGCTCAAAGTTTTACCAAATCAAAGGGAATGCCTCTGCTCGGACTTTCCGACTCCCACTCCCTCAAGCAGCTGGATTATACATACACACTCATCAATTCCGAGAAGGATATGTCCTCTGTCTTCGAGGCCATCAGGCAGAACAGGACGACCATCATTACCCGGCCAGCCCGTTTAACAACGAGCAGCGCCGTTGGTATTCAGCTGTTTGCTACTTTCCTTATGCTGCAACTTTTTAAGTAA
- a CDS encoding pseudouridine synthase: MRLHKAIADAGFASRRAAEELIRGGKVSVNGEVVTEMGVMVDPNTDRISIDGTTLGKADRKRTYIFYKPLGVLCTRDDPHGRSTVFDVLPDEVGAGLHTAGRLDMDAEGLLILTNDGDLTLTLTHPSSHLSKTYLVKVKGEVLLTSLKKLRRGVELEDGMTLPASISVIKGKGTERNTWLRIVLREGKKNQIKRMCEAVGHRVLSIKRISIGGMALPDKMKPGSFKKLSKKEIETLLGGRDRIVQSPMSKVQRGKPQPEPMDQGDEGTRGRGVIITQRPKTKDQREEPETKPAPRSWKPKEGWAVKSPKPKGTRGRPEKSTRRGDPETPFEKLRAGSGRGERAGQNPSGVAPRAIAGRKSKDQRGKPEPGSTTRSGRSDTGEKGRRASQPSSRLVRDHSSAGKKTPFRTKRTPRS, from the coding sequence GTGAGATTACACAAGGCCATTGCCGACGCCGGATTCGCGTCCCGGAGGGCAGCCGAAGAGTTGATCCGGGGCGGAAAGGTTTCTGTCAACGGAGAGGTTGTGACAGAAATGGGGGTGATGGTTGATCCCAACACCGACCGGATCTCCATAGATGGAACTACTCTGGGGAAAGCGGACAGGAAAAGAACCTACATTTTTTATAAGCCTCTCGGAGTGCTCTGCACCCGGGACGACCCCCACGGGAGAAGCACCGTATTCGACGTACTCCCCGATGAAGTCGGGGCGGGTCTGCATACTGCCGGACGCCTCGACATGGATGCGGAAGGCCTTCTTATCCTGACCAACGATGGGGATCTCACCCTTACGCTGACTCACCCATCAAGCCACCTTTCAAAGACGTACCTGGTAAAGGTCAAGGGTGAGGTCCTGTTGACGAGCCTTAAAAAACTTCGCCGCGGAGTTGAACTTGAAGACGGGATGACCCTCCCGGCCTCCATCTCAGTCATCAAAGGCAAGGGCACCGAGAGAAACACCTGGCTCAGAATAGTCCTGAGAGAGGGGAAGAAGAACCAGATCAAGCGGATGTGCGAGGCTGTGGGGCACCGGGTTCTGAGCATCAAGCGGATATCCATTGGCGGGATGGCGCTTCCTGACAAGATGAAGCCCGGCAGCTTCAAAAAGCTGTCGAAGAAGGAGATCGAAACTCTGCTGGGTGGAAGGGATAGAATAGTCCAAAGTCCAATGTCCAAAGTCCAAAGGGGTAAACCGCAACCTGAACCGATGGACCAGGGAGATGAAGGTACACGGGGACGCGGAGTAATAATAACCCAAAGACCAAAGACCAAAGACCAAAGAGAAGAACCGGAAACAAAACCTGCACCCAGGAGTTGGAAGCCCAAAGAGGGGTGGGCAGTAAAAAGCCCAAAACCCAAAGGTACAAGGGGCAGGCCGGAAAAGAGCACCAGGCGCGGAGACCCGGAGACTCCCTTCGAGAAGCTCAGGGCAGGCAGTGGACGCGGAGAAAGAGCAGGCCAAAATCCATCCGGCGTCGCTCCTCGTGCTATAGCGGGCCGGAAGTCCAAAGACCAAAGAGGGAAACCGGAACCGGGATCAACAACCAGGAGTGGAAGATCGGACACAGGAGAAAAGGGGAGACGAGCCAGTCAACCTTCGTCCCGTCTTGTCCGCGACCATAGCTCAGCAGGCAAAAAAACACCTTTCCGCACAAAAAGAACTCCCAGATCGTAA
- the xerD gene encoding site-specific tyrosine recombinase XerD, with protein sequence MQPLIDTYLDHLLIEKGLADNTLSAYRGDLEDYKNFLSSQGISEPGQVRASHIYLFIAHLRDEGLAAKSARRKVVTVRGFHRYLVATGHLSKNPAENIGPLQIPQNLPDVLSLSQMDLLLKQPETSKNTGLRDKAMMEMTYAAGLRVSELLGLRMEDINREAGFLRVTGKGSHQRLTPLGKEALYWLDRYTKEARPHLLKGRLNAFLFPGRGGKAHITRQAFWLKIRKYAKEAGLPAIHPHTFRHSFATHLLEGGADLRSVQILLGHANIVTTQIYTHISREHLKEVHKKFHPRG encoded by the coding sequence ATGCAGCCTTTAATTGATACATATCTCGACCACCTCCTCATCGAAAAGGGCCTTGCAGACAACACCCTGTCAGCCTACCGCGGCGACCTGGAAGACTACAAAAACTTCCTGTCAAGCCAGGGAATATCAGAACCGGGACAGGTCCGGGCTTCCCATATTTATTTATTCATCGCCCATCTGAGGGACGAGGGCCTGGCGGCAAAATCCGCCAGGAGGAAGGTTGTAACTGTCAGGGGGTTTCACCGTTACCTGGTAGCCACTGGCCATCTGAGCAAAAACCCGGCCGAAAACATCGGACCTCTCCAGATTCCCCAAAACCTTCCCGATGTCCTATCCTTGAGCCAGATGGATCTTCTCCTCAAGCAGCCGGAAACGTCAAAAAATACAGGATTAAGAGACAAGGCCATGATGGAAATGACCTACGCTGCCGGGTTGAGAGTGTCTGAGCTTCTGGGGTTAAGGATGGAGGATATAAACCGTGAGGCCGGATTTCTACGGGTTACAGGCAAGGGATCGCACCAGAGACTGACGCCTTTGGGCAAAGAGGCCCTTTACTGGCTTGACCGATACACCAAAGAAGCCCGCCCACATCTCCTTAAAGGCCGCCTGAACGCCTTTCTCTTCCCCGGCAGGGGTGGCAAGGCGCACATCACCCGGCAGGCGTTCTGGCTCAAGATACGCAAATATGCCAAAGAAGCCGGATTACCAGCCATCCACCCCCACACCTTCCGCCACAGCTTCGCCACCCACCTGCTGGAAGGCGGCGCGGACCTGCGCAGCGTCCAGATCCTTCTGGGGCATGCGAATATAGTAACGACGCAGATATATACCCACATCAGCCGCGAGCACCTGAAGGAAGTGCATAAGAAGTTTCATCCGAGAGGATGA
- a CDS encoding CBS domain-containing protein produces MDVITTHLNADFDALASMIAAKKLYPEAHLVFPGSQERNLREFFLKSSLILFPFERIRDIDLTAIKRLILVDINIMGRLGPFDEVAQRDDVELHIYDHHPRTEQDYRGTIDIVEPVGATTTILVELLRKKRKKITPEEATIMALGIYEDTGSLTFASTTARDFDAVSYLLKRGAHLEIIPTFISRDMDTRQVQLLHDLLTSMKINNIHGIPVATASASTDEYVGELALLVHKMMDMENLNALIVMVRMEERIILVARSRLPELNVSRIAEEFGGGGHQTAASASIREFTLIQVQERLMTLLNQMVGERVNAGSIMSSPVMKILESDPIEAAAEMMTRFNINSIPVMSEAHRLTGIITRGVVERAIQHGLAHSPLKEYMLTGFSTVSRASSLEKVREYIIEKRQRMLPVMEGDTVLGVITRTDLLEAMHDDFRRTQSFEETSEEGDAPEGRVRNLSELLREILDTRTKRILKTAGKVADESGDKAYFVGGLVRDLILRQKNLDVDLVVEGDAIEFARKLSRRLKARIRVHRKFQTAVIILPDGFKLDVASARAEYYSSPGEYPMVERGSIKLDLYRRDFTVNALAVKLNPESFGQVVDHFNGLKDLKDKTIRILHNLSFVDDPTRIIRAVRFEQKFDFRIGKHTEYLMKGAIKKGYLRQAQGPRVLNEIMIILRGDNPIRAFDRMEELGILTSLHPSLAFSSKIRSIFQQVDKINSWFGLLFLDEEPDVGQIYFNALMMMKALKEREQILELFHLNEHQKMTYRGKWEKVSSTMKELARTDDNKPSWIAGLLGGVEVEDLLTIMSLTKREDTVKGISVYLSRLRFIKREVGGKELREMGYSSGPVYRDIMQALQDARVDGVVNSLSEEREWVKVHFPLKSEPGKRKKGTGERK; encoded by the coding sequence ATGGATGTAATAACCACGCACTTAAATGCCGATTTCGACGCACTTGCGTCCATGATCGCGGCGAAAAAGCTCTATCCGGAAGCCCACTTAGTCTTCCCCGGCTCCCAGGAACGCAACCTCCGTGAATTTTTCTTAAAATCCTCCCTAATCTTATTTCCTTTCGAGCGCATAAGAGACATCGACCTTACCGCTATCAAACGGCTCATCCTGGTTGACATCAATATCATGGGCCGGCTCGGGCCTTTTGACGAAGTGGCCCAGCGGGATGACGTTGAGCTTCACATCTACGATCACCATCCCAGAACAGAGCAGGATTACCGGGGAACCATTGATATCGTGGAGCCTGTGGGTGCTACGACCACCATCCTTGTGGAGCTTTTGAGGAAAAAGAGAAAGAAGATCACCCCCGAGGAAGCTACGATCATGGCCCTGGGCATATATGAGGATACAGGTTCCCTGACTTTCGCCTCAACTACGGCCAGAGATTTCGATGCTGTTTCCTACCTGCTCAAAAGGGGAGCGCACCTGGAGATCATCCCCACCTTTATATCCAGGGATATGGACACGCGACAGGTTCAGCTTCTCCACGACCTTCTCACCTCCATGAAAATTAACAACATCCACGGTATCCCTGTTGCCACGGCCTCGGCCTCAACGGATGAGTACGTGGGTGAACTTGCCCTCCTGGTCCACAAGATGATGGACATGGAAAACCTCAACGCCCTCATTGTCATGGTGAGGATGGAGGAGCGGATCATTCTTGTTGCCCGAAGCCGTCTTCCGGAACTAAATGTGTCGAGGATAGCGGAGGAGTTTGGAGGGGGCGGTCACCAGACCGCCGCGTCTGCATCCATTCGGGAATTCACCCTAATACAGGTCCAGGAAAGGCTCATGACCCTTTTAAACCAGATGGTGGGGGAAAGGGTCAACGCCGGAAGTATCATGTCTTCCCCTGTTATGAAAATACTCGAATCAGACCCTATCGAGGCGGCGGCCGAGATGATGACCCGGTTTAATATCAACTCCATTCCGGTAATGAGCGAGGCACACAGGCTTACGGGGATAATTACCAGAGGTGTTGTGGAAAGAGCCATTCAACATGGTCTGGCTCACTCACCTTTGAAGGAGTATATGCTCACCGGATTCTCTACCGTTTCGAGGGCATCAAGCCTTGAAAAGGTGCGTGAGTACATCATCGAGAAAAGGCAAAGGATGCTTCCGGTGATGGAGGGGGACACGGTCCTCGGCGTTATCACGCGAACGGACCTCCTCGAGGCCATGCACGATGATTTCCGGAGGACCCAGTCTTTCGAAGAAACCTCAGAAGAAGGTGACGCACCGGAGGGTCGGGTCCGAAACCTCAGTGAGCTTTTGAGGGAGATCCTGGACACCAGAACCAAACGCATCCTGAAAACGGCTGGAAAGGTTGCCGATGAATCTGGAGACAAGGCCTATTTTGTGGGCGGCCTCGTCAGGGACCTCATTTTAAGGCAAAAGAACCTGGATGTTGACCTCGTGGTGGAGGGGGATGCCATCGAGTTTGCGAGGAAGCTGTCTCGGCGCCTGAAGGCTCGGATCAGGGTGCACCGGAAATTCCAAACGGCGGTCATCATCCTCCCTGACGGATTCAAGCTGGACGTGGCTTCGGCCAGGGCCGAATATTACTCATCACCGGGGGAATACCCTATGGTTGAGCGAGGCTCCATTAAACTTGACCTGTACAGACGGGATTTCACCGTTAACGCTCTTGCCGTTAAACTCAACCCGGAATCATTCGGGCAGGTGGTGGATCACTTTAACGGTTTGAAGGACCTTAAGGACAAAACTATTAGAATCCTCCACAACCTCAGTTTTGTCGATGACCCGACACGCATCATCAGGGCTGTCCGGTTCGAACAAAAATTTGATTTCAGGATCGGGAAACATACCGAGTACCTCATGAAAGGGGCGATCAAAAAAGGTTACCTGAGGCAGGCCCAGGGACCCCGTGTCCTCAACGAGATCATGATCATCCTGAGGGGAGATAACCCTATCCGGGCTTTCGACAGGATGGAAGAACTAGGGATACTGACTTCACTGCACCCCTCTCTGGCCTTTTCCAGCAAGATCAGGAGCATTTTTCAACAGGTCGATAAGATAAACTCATGGTTCGGTTTGCTTTTCCTGGACGAGGAACCGGACGTGGGGCAGATCTATTTCAATGCACTCATGATGATGAAGGCCCTCAAGGAGAGGGAACAGATCCTCGAGCTTTTCCACCTCAATGAGCATCAAAAAATGACATATCGGGGAAAATGGGAAAAGGTCTCCTCCACCATGAAGGAGTTGGCGCGAACCGACGATAATAAACCCAGTTGGATCGCAGGACTCCTGGGAGGGGTGGAAGTGGAGGATCTGCTGACCATTATGTCCCTTACAAAAAGGGAGGACACCGTTAAGGGTATTTCGGTTTATCTGTCCCGGTTAAGGTTCATCAAAAGGGAGGTGGGGGGCAAGGAACTAAGGGAGATGGGATACTCCTCGGGGCCGGTATACCGGGACATTATGCAGGCGCTTCAGGATGCGAGGGTGGACGGTGTCGTTAATTCGCTGTCGGAGGAGAGGGAGTGGGTGAAGGTTCACTTTCCATTGAAAAGTGAACCTGGGAAAAGGAAAAAGGGGACAGGGGAAAGGAAGTAG
- a CDS encoding segregation/condensation protein A, which translates to MSEEEKPTNDEDSQLSSYRIELESFQGPLDLLLHLIRKNELDIYDIPIAEITSQYLGYLDIMRDLDLEVASEFLVMAATLMYIKSRTLLPVDEEEDEGEVEDPREELIRRLIEYKKYKKAAEDLAGMPVLHHDIFLRPETDTSSQTDDVYTEATIFQLMDAFQRVLSQADRRTPVEVTRESFTLEEGIKLIESRLTNQPSMSFAGLFSGLDNRMKIVTVFLSVLELIRRNRLIAVQADHGDPISLVRSGEPIRENSPHEESERENLDDR; encoded by the coding sequence ATGAGCGAGGAAGAAAAACCCACAAACGATGAGGACAGCCAACTTTCCAGTTACAGGATCGAGCTGGAGTCGTTTCAGGGACCACTGGATCTTCTGCTTCACCTGATCAGGAAGAACGAGCTGGACATCTACGATATCCCCATCGCCGAGATAACCAGCCAGTATCTTGGCTACCTGGATATCATGAGGGACCTCGACCTCGAGGTTGCAAGTGAATTTCTGGTAATGGCCGCTACCCTCATGTACATCAAGTCCAGAACGCTCCTGCCGGTGGATGAGGAGGAGGATGAAGGTGAAGTTGAGGATCCGAGAGAAGAACTGATAAGACGACTCATCGAATACAAGAAGTATAAAAAGGCGGCTGAGGATCTGGCCGGAATGCCGGTACTGCACCATGACATCTTCCTTCGGCCCGAGACCGATACGAGCAGCCAGACCGACGATGTGTACACTGAAGCGACCATCTTTCAGCTTATGGATGCCTTTCAGCGTGTTTTATCCCAAGCCGACAGAAGAACTCCGGTTGAGGTTACACGGGAATCCTTTACCCTTGAGGAGGGCATCAAGCTCATCGAATCCCGTCTGACAAACCAACCCAGCATGAGTTTCGCGGGACTGTTTTCTGGACTGGATAACAGGATGAAGATAGTAACCGTCTTTCTAAGCGTTCTTGAACTGATCAGGCGCAACCGCCTTATCGCTGTACAGGCCGATCACGGAGACCCTATAAGCCTGGTGCGAAGCGGAGAGCCCATCAGGGAAAATAGCCCCCACGAGGAGTCCGAAAGAGAGAATTTAGATGACCGCTGA
- a CDS encoding type II toxin-antitoxin system RelE/ParE family toxin, whose product MIKSFNDKGTEDIFNRKRSREARRSCPENIWPVAQRKMDQLNAVVTLNSLRIPPGNRLEAMKGERVGQHSIRINDQFRICFVWLDEGPERIEITDYH is encoded by the coding sequence TTGATCAAGTCATTTAACGACAAAGGCACCGAAGACATTTTCAATCGAAAGAGATCCCGGGAGGCACGTCGTTCCTGCCCGGAAAACATTTGGCCTGTGGCGCAGCGAAAAATGGACCAGCTCAATGCCGTGGTTACCCTGAATTCACTCCGGATACCTCCCGGAAACAGGCTGGAGGCTATGAAAGGGGAACGCGTTGGCCAGCACAGCATCCGTATCAATGACCAGTTCCGTATATGCTTTGTTTGGTTAGACGAAGGGCCGGAACGCATCGAGATCACGGATTATCACTAA
- a CDS encoding SH3 domain-containing protein: MADYVRIKGSVVNVRQGPGTSHMVLLSAEQGEEFDLVSTEGLWCRIQLQRDQEGWVFRKLVEVVQGKRPGKTTGEQATEESGASPTTLTRLWKFAYFLFAVLLALAVLWKRKAILRFSGVKLREISGYKREQAFRYDNRKPSDDSWEL, encoded by the coding sequence ATGGCGGATTACGTCCGGATCAAAGGATCTGTTGTTAACGTTCGGCAGGGACCCGGGACCAGCCATATGGTGCTTTTAAGTGCGGAACAGGGCGAAGAGTTCGATCTTGTCAGCACCGAAGGGCTTTGGTGCCGCATTCAGCTCCAACGTGATCAGGAAGGCTGGGTTTTCCGAAAACTGGTAGAAGTCGTACAGGGGAAAAGGCCCGGTAAAACTACCGGAGAACAGGCGACTGAAGAATCCGGTGCCTCACCAACAACTTTGACCCGGCTATGGAAATTTGCCTATTTTCTTTTTGCAGTCCTTCTCGCCCTGGCGGTCCTCTGGAAAAGGAAAGCTATTCTGCGTTTCTCAGGGGTTAAACTTAGGGAGATCTCCGGATACAAGCGCGAGCAGGCCTTCCGTTACGACAACCGCAAACCCAGTGACGATTCCTGGGAACTCTAA
- the scpB gene encoding SMC-Scp complex subunit ScpB produces MTADNRRAVVEALLFASSKPLSTENLSEASGIDKADVNEILAALGEEYSTDSRGFSLEEVAGGFQLRSDPRFSAQIGKLFAARIRRRMTRSSLESLSITAYRQPVTRAEIEQIRGVDSGAVLKTLLSLSMIRILGRKEAPGRPILYGTTREFLEYFGLRDIESLPTLEEVTELLDEGEMGNMPESAKRGNGDTGREDSPDEETERLSDDEDGVETESDDSAST; encoded by the coding sequence ATGACCGCTGACAACAGGAGAGCCGTCGTTGAGGCGCTGCTCTTTGCATCCTCAAAACCCTTGTCCACAGAAAACCTTTCGGAAGCTTCCGGGATCGATAAGGCCGATGTCAATGAGATACTGGCCGCACTTGGGGAGGAATACTCCACTGACTCCAGAGGTTTTTCCCTTGAGGAGGTGGCAGGCGGTTTTCAACTTCGAAGCGATCCAAGGTTCTCCGCCCAGATAGGCAAACTGTTCGCTGCCAGGATCCGTCGCAGAATGACCCGGTCAAGCCTTGAATCCCTCTCCATCACCGCCTACAGGCAGCCCGTGACCAGGGCGGAGATAGAGCAGATTCGTGGAGTTGACTCAGGCGCGGTTCTTAAAACTCTGCTATCCTTGTCCATGATCCGCATTCTTGGAAGGAAAGAAGCTCCCGGCAGGCCGATCCTCTACGGAACGACACGGGAATTTCTTGAGTATTTCGGCCTCAGGGACATCGAATCGCTGCCCACGTTGGAAGAGGTGACGGAACTACTCGACGAGGGAGAGATGGGGAATATGCCTGAATCGGCGAAACGGGGAAACGGGGATACGGGGAGAGAAGATTCGCCCGATGAAGAGACTGAGCGACTGAGCGACGATGAGGATGGGGTTGAGACAGAGTCTGATGACTCAGCCTCAACGTAA
- a CDS encoding HigA family addiction module antitoxin, with translation MVRIPKHGAPTHPGEMLMEEFLRPLNMTQVELAEKLGVSYPRINELVHGKRGVTPDTALRLEQLFGMEAQFWLNLQLAWDLYHVVNSPAAKEIRKIKLLPDLETAANG, from the coding sequence ATGGTTCGCATACCAAAGCATGGGGCACCGACGCACCCTGGTGAAATGCTCATGGAAGAGTTCCTGAGGCCACTGAACATGACACAGGTTGAACTGGCCGAAAAGCTCGGTGTCTCCTATCCCAGGATCAATGAGCTGGTACATGGGAAACGGGGCGTTACTCCTGACACGGCATTGAGGCTTGAACAGTTGTTCGGCATGGAGGCCCAATTCTGGCTCAATCTCCAGCTCGCATGGGATCTATACCATGTCGTTAATTCACCTGCGGCAAAGGAAATACGCAAGATCAAGCTTTTGCCTGACCTTGAAACTGCTGCAAACGGTTAG
- the trpS gene encoding tryptophan--tRNA ligase has product MKRVLSGMRPTGPLHIGHYLGALGNWVRLQEEYECFYFVADWHALSTMYDEAGTLAEYTEEIVKDWLSVGLDPERCTLFLQSAILEHAELLVLLSMITPLSWLERVPSYKEVRQQMSHKDLATYGFLGYPLLQTADIIIYRANYVPVGIDQLPHLELAREIVRRFNFMYSSTGSEQAPEIDEGGGVFPEPLELLTEAPKVPGTDGRKMSKSYDNAIYLKDNSETVWEKLRPMVTDPARVRRTDPGDPDKCPVFELHGFFTPDEGKAEVAEGCRTAGIGCIDCKKILFEALEKVLEPLREKRGELDSKPNLVRQILDDGNNKARVEAERTMSDVRNSVKLYTS; this is encoded by the coding sequence ATGAAGCGTGTTTTATCTGGTATGAGGCCTACAGGTCCTCTTCACATCGGACATTACCTCGGGGCCCTGGGCAACTGGGTCCGGCTCCAGGAAGAGTACGAATGTTTTTATTTTGTGGCTGACTGGCACGCCCTGTCCACTATGTACGATGAGGCCGGGACATTAGCTGAGTACACTGAAGAGATCGTAAAGGACTGGCTGAGCGTGGGGCTTGATCCTGAACGGTGTACCCTTTTTCTCCAGTCCGCGATCCTGGAACACGCTGAACTTCTGGTCCTGCTTTCCATGATCACCCCGTTGTCCTGGCTGGAAAGAGTACCCTCTTACAAGGAGGTCAGGCAGCAGATGTCCCACAAGGACCTGGCCACCTACGGGTTCCTGGGCTACCCACTCCTGCAGACGGCTGATATCATCATATACCGGGCAAACTATGTTCCAGTAGGCATCGATCAGCTTCCCCACCTGGAACTTGCCAGAGAGATCGTGCGGCGCTTTAATTTCATGTACTCTTCGACAGGCTCAGAGCAGGCACCGGAGATTGATGAAGGGGGGGGGGTCTTCCCGGAACCGCTGGAGCTGCTCACCGAAGCTCCCAAAGTGCCCGGAACCGACGGTAGAAAGATGAGCAAGAGTTACGATAACGCCATCTATCTGAAAGATAATTCCGAGACGGTCTGGGAAAAACTCCGGCCCATGGTGACTGATCCGGCGAGGGTCAGAAGGACCGACCCGGGAGACCCGGACAAGTGCCCTGTATTTGAACTCCACGGCTTTTTCACTCCTGATGAAGGGAAGGCTGAGGTCGCCGAGGGTTGCAGGACTGCCGGTATAGGCTGTATCGACTGTAAAAAAATCCTCTTTGAAGCGCTGGAAAAGGTCCTTGAACCTCTGAGGGAAAAGCGGGGTGAACTTGACAGCAAACCGAACCTCGTAAGGCAAATCCTGGATGACGGCAACAACAAGGCCAGGGTAGAAGCCGAGCGCACCATGTCCGATGTCAGAAACTCGGTTAAGCTTTACACCAGTTGA
- a CDS encoding site-2 protease family protein, translated as MNSQIILKLIIQLPPLMLAISVHEMAHGYMAFRKGDYTAKLLGRVTLNPIKHIDPVGTILVPLMLAFSGTGILFGWAKPVPVNSFNFKSPRKDNAIVSLAGPASNFAMAGILALVYRILLWFPGYADIVSSPVFKPLAAMVVFGIHISVVLGVLNLIPVYPLDGSHIVEGILPAHQAQVYSRHDRYGFIILLALMFTGLLWRIIDPFYSLIIGLIGTVFAIPI; from the coding sequence GTGAACAGTCAAATTATCCTCAAATTGATCATTCAGCTGCCCCCGCTCATGCTTGCCATATCTGTCCACGAGATGGCCCACGGGTACATGGCCTTTCGTAAGGGTGATTACACAGCCAAGCTGTTGGGAAGGGTCACCCTTAACCCCATCAAGCACATCGATCCTGTAGGGACTATTCTCGTTCCGCTTATGCTGGCATTTTCCGGAACGGGGATCCTTTTCGGTTGGGCCAAACCTGTCCCCGTCAACAGCTTCAACTTCAAATCACCGCGAAAAGATAACGCCATCGTTTCTCTGGCCGGGCCGGCCAGCAACTTTGCCATGGCTGGGATCCTTGCCCTTGTTTACCGCATTCTGCTCTGGTTTCCGGGATACGCCGATATTGTATCCTCTCCCGTTTTCAAGCCGTTGGCTGCCATGGTCGTTTTCGGAATTCACATTTCGGTGGTCCTGGGAGTTCTCAACCTCATCCCGGTATATCCCCTGGACGGCAGCCACATCGTTGAAGGGATCCTTCCGGCCCATCAGGCCCAGGTTTATTCGCGGCACGACCGATACGGGTTTATCATCCTTCTTGCCCTGATGTTCACGGGGCTCCTTTGGCGGATCATCGATCCTTTCTATTCCTTGATAATCGGTTTAATAGGTACGGTTTTCGCCATCCCCATCTAG